A genome region from Erythrolamprus reginae isolate rEryReg1 chromosome 4, rEryReg1.hap1, whole genome shotgun sequence includes the following:
- the RPS3 gene encoding small ribosomal subunit protein uS3 — translation MAVQISKKRKFVADGIFKAELNEFLTRELAEDGYSGVEVRVTPTRTEIIILATRTQNVLGEKGRRIRELTAVVQKRFGFPEASVELYAEKVATRGLCAIAQAESLRYKLLGGLAVRRACYGVLRFIMESGAKGCEVVVSGKLRGQRAKSMKFVDGLMIHSGDPVNYYVDTAVRHVLLRQGVLGIKVKIMLPWDPSGKIGPKKPLPDHVSIVEPKDEILPTTPISEQKGTKPEQPPMPQPVPTA, via the exons ATGGCGGTGCAGATCTCCAAGAAGCGAAAG TTCGTGGCCGATGGCATCTTCAAAGCCGAACTGAACGAGTTTTTAACCCGGGAGCTGGCTGAAGATGGctactctggggtggaggtccGTGTCACCCCAACCAGGACCGAAATCATCATCCTTGCTACCAG AACTCAGAACGTCCTGGGAGAGAAAGGACGCCGGATTCGTGAGTTGACAGCCGTGGTCCAGAAGCGATTTGGCTTCCCAGAGGCCAGTGTGGAG CTCTATGCCGAGAAGGTGGCCACCCGGGGATTATGCGCCATTGCCCAAGCCGAATCCCTGCGATACAAGCTCCTGGGGGGCCTTGCCGTGCGTAG GGCGTGCTACGGCGTCCTCCGTTTCATCATGGAAAGCGGAGCCAAGGGTTGCGAAGTGGTGGTGTCGGGCAAACTCCGTGGCCAGCGCGCCAAGTCCATGAAGTTTGTGGATGGCTTGATGATCCACAGCGGGGACCCCGTCAACTACTACGTGGACACTGCCGTGCGCCACGTCCTTCTCAGGCAGG GTGTCCTGGGTATCAAGGTGAAGATCATGTTGCCCTGGGATCCCAGTGGGAAGATTGGCCCCAAGAAGCCCCTGCCGGATCACGTCAGCATCGTGGAGCCCAAAGACGAGATTCTGCCCACCACCCCGATCTCGGAGCAGAAGGGCACCAAGCCGGAGCAGCCGCCGATGCCCCAGCCTGTGCCCACAGCGTAA